Genomic window (Pseudomonas sp. MM211):
CGCTGTATGCCTGCCCCGGCTGCGAACCCCAAGCAACTGACCAGCGTGTCGAAACCACTGAACAGCGCGGCGAGCTTTTCTTCGGAGTCGTTTGCGGCATCTGCAGATACCACTTCGATACCCAGTGTGCTCAGTTCTTCGAGCGTCTGGCGTTTGCTTTCTGAACCGGTATCAAGAGCGGATGCTCGCAGCATCACCGTTACCCGCGCTGCCGGCTGGGCCGCCAGTTCGCGGAGCACGGCCATGCCGAGTTCACCCGCGCCCAGGACGAGAATGTTGTCGGTTTTTACAGGAGACTGTGGTTGCATCGGTTACTCGCAGTGAATGATCAGTGATGTTTTTATCCTGTCACCATTGGCGAACATCCAGAAGAAGGCACACGAGTGATACCGCATGAACGCAATGACCGAAGAAGAGGTAATTCGCTTATCTCAAGCCACCTGCGACGCACTCAGTGACGAGGACGACGGGCTCAAGCGTGAGGTTCTGACTCATGCGGGCAATCGCTGGTCGCTGGGTATCGTCCATACACTGGGAGTAGAGGGAAAACTGCGGCATGCAGAAATCGGCCGGCGCCTACCGGGCATTACCCAGCGCATGCTGACCCGTAGCCTGCGACAACTTGAACGGGACGGATTGATCGCCCGTTGTGATCACGGCGAGGTGCCGCCACGTGTCGATTACCAACTGACCCCGCTGGGTCGAAGTTTTCTGGTGCACATGGTGCCGCTATGGACCTGGCTGCTGGAGCACGCAGAGGATTTTCACGCAGCGCGTGTTCGCTTCGACCAGGATTGAGCGTGCAGGGATTATCGAAGGTGACGGCTGGGGGCGTAGCCCCAGTCAGGCGCTGAAGGGGCAAACTGCTCAGGCGTGGGTACTGGCGCGTGCATTCCTTTTCTGCAGGAGCATCGACGCTTCGTTGTAGGCGCTCTGGAAGGCATCGCTGCCGATCCAGGCCACTGCCGCGTCCTCGTCGTCATCGTGAAAGATCCCGCGGTAGACGATCAGCAGGCCCATCATGAAGTCGGTCGCCGGGTCTTCATCTTCCTCGGCGACCACCAGTTCCAGCACCGGGTATTGCAGGAACACCAGGCACATCGCCAACAGGCTGATGCCTTCGGCCATCTTCATGGTCTGGAACAGGTCATCGAAATGTGCAGGGTCGAAACCGTTCTCCTCAATGTCCTTGAAGTCGAAGGTGCTCAGGTCGATTTCGACGTCATCAAACGGTTCGTTGATCAGCGGGTTGGCCAGAACCGGATGCAGCACATTGGGCTTCGGCTTGCCCATGCGGTTCTGCTTGGCCTTGGCTTTGGCCCGCTGGGCGCGTTTTTGCTGTTTGTCAGGGGAAGCCATGGAGGCGAGTTCCTTGTCCGGTGCAGCCACATTCATGGCCCAGGATAATCGGGCGTCCATTGTATTCAGTCTTGCTGGGTTCGTCGGTCAAATGAGGTGAATTTGTTTTTCCTGCTCTCTACACCTGTCTCCAATCCGAGACTGATGTCAAGGAGGTAGCCGGTGGCTGGGCATAGGAACTTGCTGCATCATCAGCAAGCATGTGGTTGAACCAATTACGCAGAGCCTATTGATTCAAACGTTTTGTTTATCGAAGATCCAATGCAACTCGACTAACGGCCTCCACGACCTTCCTTGCGCCTTGCTGGATGTCCATGATCGCGATGCCTGCTTGTTCAGCCAATTCCAAACCTTTACTTGCCTGGTTATGACTTTGTTCGATATGGACGGCTGCACGCTTTGCTAACTCTTGATTCTGGTCAACGACTTTAACTATTTCTTGAGTCGCGGAGCTGGTTCGTGCCGCCAGCTTACGGATTTCATCCGCGACAACGGAAAAGCCACGCCCTTGTTCACCGGCACGCGCTGCTTCTATCGCTGCATTGAGTGCGAGTAGATTGGTCTGTTCGGCAATGCCACTGATCGTTTCCACGATGGCGCTTATCAACACGGATTGAGAGCCGAGTGCATCCATGCTCTGGATCACCGATTGCATCTGCTCGGCGATCTTCTTCATGGCCACCACGGCCTCTCCGACCACGGCAGTGCCGTTTTCCGCACTCACGTCGGTTCTTTGCGAGACCTCGTAAGCAACCTCCGCAGCGTGTTTGACTTCGTTCTCTTTCTCGACCTGCTCAGTCACGACGCTAGCGAACTTGGCCACTTTGTAGAACTGGCCTTTGCCATTGACGATAGGGTTGTAGGTGGCTTCAAGCCAGACGGTTTTGCCTTTCTTGTCGATACGCTGAAACCTCCCGGCTATAAATTCACCACGGTTCAGTAGGCTCCAAAATTCAGTGTAATTCGGTGAGTTGGTGTCTTCGGGTGTGCAGAACATTCGATGATGCTTGCCTTCGATTTCATGGAAGGAATAGCCCATCGAGTTCAGGAAGTTCTGGTTGGCGGCAAGAACGCGGCCATCGAGTGAGAACTGGATGACCGCTGTGGACTTCGTCAGAGCTGACGAGAGTTCGAGACCGTCCAGTGACTGAAGATCCAAGCAATCGCTGAAAACATACCCCAGTATCGTTCGCTTTCCATTATCGGTTCTCGAGTGGAACCAGCGAATATTCAGCTTCGTGCAAGCACTGCTGGCGCCCTCGTACTGGCACGGCAAGGGCAGTACGTCCTGTGGATACAGCCCGGCAGCGAAGCCTTTTAATTTGGTTATACCCAGCTCACCAATCGATACTAGTTCGAAAATTCCATTTCCCAGCATCCTTTCACGCGGGAGTTTCATCAAGTCGCAAAGTGCATCGCTTACCGCGATTATCCTGCACTCACTGTCTAGCTTTATTGTCGGGCACTCCATTTCCAGTAGCTCTGTAGCCTGCTGCAACCGTTCAAGGTTGTTAGCCAATTTTGTCAGATCATGCTTCAGATTTCGATTAAACATGTTCTATCCTAAAGTTAATTAATGTGCCTTTATCAGTTTTTCTGTCTGGCTATGTGCATTTAGGTGGTGCAGGTCTAATTCGCTATCGTGGCTGGAGCGCCATGGCGGTAGGTGTTTGCTTATCTCTGATTGCAGTGAGTATTGGTTAGGAGATACATGGATTTTAATGAGAAGTTGACAGTGCAGAGTTTTACAGCTGTGAAGAATCTCAGCTAGTGGTGCTGATTTTGTTCTTTCCGGTGTTCTTTGCCATGTACAAGCAGCGGTCTCCGCGCACAAGAATTTCGGACAATTGATCACCTTTTGTAAATGGAACCAATCCTGCGCTGATGGTGAAAGCTACTGGAGATGAGTAACCGTTCCTGACGATTTCCAGCAATCGTTGCGCGTACGCCAACGCGGTCTTTTCGGATAGCGTATCGATGAAGACTGCGAACTCCTCACCGCCTATGCGCCCGTAGACAGAGTTTCCTTCCACGGCCCGAAAATAACTTGCCATGGCACAGAGCACTTGGTCTCCTACATCATGGCCATAAGAGTCATTGATTTTTTTGAAGTTATCTATATCAATCATCAGAAAGAAGCCTCCCGGCTTGCTTTCTGTGAATTTATTCAGCCTCTCCATAAACGCACGGCGATTGTAAATTGAAGTCAAGTAGTCCGTTTCGGCAATCATTCTGTAATGAGCCTCACCTGCTAGCGTGTCTTCCAGGGACTGCCAGTAAGTTCGGTTATTGACGAGTCCAAGCGTAAATGAGCTCACGAAAAAAACTAAGATGTAGGTATAGTCTGAACTGTCTGAGAGGTTGTCGGTTAACGGAAATACTATGGCCCAGGTTAAAATTGCAGCGATTAGAAAATCACTTTTCTTTCGAATCAGAAGCGACTCGCCGGTCACGCAGATTATCGAAAAAGCAAGAGAGAAATGAGTGTAAAGATAGGGCTCTTTGATGAATAATATTTTAAAGCTGAGTACGAATACGGCAACGAACAACAGGCCGCTGAAACGCCATGCGATTATCGATTTCGCGTAGGCCTGGGCGAAAAGAAGGAAGAATAAGATTATCAGTGGTAGCAATGTAAACGCTGATAGAAAGCTTGCGCCAAGAATGAATTGGACAGCCCCCCAACTCATTATTGCCATTAACTCAGTGGTGGCAATTCCTTTACGCAGCAACGCGATCGTTCGTTGCTGATCTAACGTCAGGGTAATCATATTCACTCATCAAAGGAGCTAAGCTCTTGAGCCTCACCTAATTCCACACTTACGAGAGTAGTGGCAAATGTGCAGGCCATCATCTCTCGCACGAAAGACTCGAATTTTGGGGTCACTTCGACGATTTTATTATGATTTTTGAAATAACCCCTGGTTTCGCCATCTCGAACCAACCGCATCAGGTGCGTACTGGATACGCCTAATCGTGAAGACAGCGCCGCATAGGTTGAGGATTTGTAACCACCCAGTTCGGTACGGTTTTTTGACATGTCGATGTACAGCGCAAGTACCGTCATGTAGCCGCCGTCTCTATTCAACATCCAATGCGCATCTGGCACGATGATATCCAGCGTGCATCTGGCTTCGAGAAGCTGTGCATAGCCTCTCAGAAATGCCTCGGAAGTGGATGAAGAGTCGGAAATAGTGAGAAACCTCAGATTCTCTATGCTCAATGAAGCCAGGGGTAGCAAATAGGTATTCAGAATCGCTTTTGTTTCAGCTAACGCCTGATCCGATGGTTCGTATATGCGCAGACGCCCATTGCTGGGGTGGCTGAGTATGGTCATACGCTTGGTAATCAGGAAAAATGAAAAGTAGGACTCTAGCGTGTTCTTTGACAGATACCCACGCTCTTCACAGAAGGATCTAACTGCGGATAGTGTCATACCTTTGCTCGAATAAAATTTTGATAGCAAGGCTAGTGCAACCATGTAGCGGTCGATCTTGAAAAGGGTTTTGTAAAATAGGGGGTTTAATTTGTACCTGGTCATCATCAGAGCGTAGTGATCTGTGATGACCTCATCGATATCAATATTCAATAATTTTTCGGTGATTTTATCTATACGTTCCCGAATGCATGCGTGCTTCATATAGGCCTCAGGCCACACGATAATTCATGGGTGTCATGTGGCTATCATTGAGGGCTCACTATACACAGGCTTCGGCGGAACGCCACGACTACCCAAAAATGTTCCAAGAGGCGCTATGAGCTATAAGGCGCAGGGCTTGCACGAAAAATGGTGCCACGCTGGACATGTTCGGCACACCCTGGCCGTTCATGCGCGAGTATTACCTGAAACTGGCTTTGAACTGCAGCAAAGTGATTCCCGTGCGCGCCGCAGACTTCGCTCCAGATCAAGCATTACCTGCAGCACCAATAGTCTGTTTCTAAGTTGCCCTTCGCTGA
Coding sequences:
- a CDS encoding methyl-accepting chemotaxis protein; translation: MAKFASVVTEQVEKENEVKHAAEVAYEVSQRTDVSAENGTAVVGEAVVAMKKIAEQMQSVIQSMDALGSQSVLISAIVETISGIAEQTNLLALNAAIEAARAGEQGRGFSVVADEIRKLAARTSSATQEIVKVVDQNQELAKRAAVHIEQSHNQASKGLELAEQAGIAIMDIQQGARKVVEAVSRVALDLR
- a CDS encoding winged helix-turn-helix transcriptional regulator, whose translation is MTEEEVIRLSQATCDALSDEDDGLKREVLTHAGNRWSLGIVHTLGVEGKLRHAEIGRRLPGITQRMLTRSLRQLERDGLIARCDHGEVPPRVDYQLTPLGRSFLVHMVPLWTWLLEHAEDFHAARVRFDQD
- a CDS encoding GGDEF domain-containing protein, producing the protein MITLTLDQQRTIALLRKGIATTELMAIMSWGAVQFILGASFLSAFTLLPLIILFFLLFAQAYAKSIIAWRFSGLLFVAVFVLSFKILFIKEPYLYTHFSLAFSIICVTGESLLIRKKSDFLIAAILTWAIVFPLTDNLSDSSDYTYILVFFVSSFTLGLVNNRTYWQSLEDTLAGEAHYRMIAETDYLTSIYNRRAFMERLNKFTESKPGGFFLMIDIDNFKKINDSYGHDVGDQVLCAMASYFRAVEGNSVYGRIGGEEFAVFIDTLSEKTALAYAQRLLEIVRNGYSSPVAFTISAGLVPFTKGDQLSEILVRGDRCLYMAKNTGKNKISTTS